In the Pseudomonadota bacterium genome, TGTGCGGTTTTTTCTATAAGCTGGCTATGTTTCCCATGCATTTCTGGACTCCGGATATCTATGAGGGGGCTGCCAATGAAACGACGACCTTTATTGCCACTGTGCCGAAAGTTGGAGCAGTGGCCCTGCTCATTCGCCTGGTATTTCTGGTTGGAGTTGATGTCAGCCAGTTTACCTGGGTCCTGGCGGCCTTTGCTGTTTTGTCCATGACCATAGGTAATCTTTCCGCGTTGGTACAAAATGATTTGAAACGTTTGCTGGCCTATTCCAGTATTGCCCATGCTGGTTATGTGATGGTGGGTATCCTCAGTGTTGGTGAGTTGGGAACTTCTTCCGCGATTTATTATATCCTGGGGTATGTCATTATGAACCTGGCCTGTTTTTATGCCATTTATAATCTGGCACCGGAAGGTAGTAATGTGACCTTTGCTGACCTGAAAGGCTTGCATCGCCGCTCGCCGCTGTTGGCTTTTACCTTGGGGGCCGGCGCTTTTGGTATGGCTGGTATTCCCCCAACCGTCGGTTTTACCGGTAAATTCATCGTCTTTACCGCTGCCATCCAAAAGGGTTTCTATGCGCT is a window encoding:
- a CDS encoding NADH-quinone oxidoreductase subunit N produces the protein CGFFYKLAMFPMHFWTPDIYEGAANETTTFIATVPKVGAVALLIRLVFLVGVDVSQFTWVLAAFAVLSMTIGNLSALVQNDLKRLLAYSSIAHAGYVMVGILSVGELGTSSAIYYILGYVIMNLACFYAIYNLAPEGSNVTFADLKGLHRRSPLLAFTLGAGAFGMAGIPPTVGFTGKFIVFTAAIQKGFYALVILGVINAAISAFYYLKMVRAAYSQDDEQQQDKVSLGISAQLLGIALILAILLIGIFPQSFLDLAKQAVAVL